A genomic segment from Chitinophagaceae bacterium encodes:
- a CDS encoding ATP-dependent Clp protease proteolytic subunit encodes MARILNEYVSRRLGILELQTELQKLIADYNKHTGRYMFIYAADINKARNRGIDVSLVQDDFYNIQDILRQSDKKKIDFYIETPGGSGEAAEEIAKFLRKKFEEVNFVIAGEAKSAGTILVLSGDNIYMTETGSLGPIDAQVKIGRSVVSAHDYKAWVDEKKDEAAKNGNLNPFDAVMVAQISPGELYGVINSLEFAKDLVKEWLEKYKFKNWTTTRDTKTPVTNEMRKKRANDVADMFCDHMTWRTHGRSLKIEDLAEVLVIENIDADKKLADIVYRIKTVLRMIFDGSTIYKLYYLDDFKLAKTFTVSPSGNLPAQIPFGQPQKQGQQKVVDAVELDIQCPKCGKRHKVTGYMDINSQEIQKQKLKINPNVKDNDILVCDSCNFALDLKPIKNQVETQSKRKVTFK; translated from the coding sequence ATGGCAAGAATTTTAAATGAATATGTTTCTAGACGACTTGGAATTTTAGAGTTACAAACCGAACTGCAAAAATTAATTGCTGACTATAATAAACATACAGGAAGATATATGTTTATTTATGCGGCAGATATTAATAAAGCAAGAAACCGAGGAATTGATGTTAGCCTTGTTCAAGATGACTTTTACAATATCCAAGACATCTTAAGACAGTCAGACAAAAAGAAAATTGATTTCTACATTGAAACGCCTGGCGGTAGTGGTGAAGCTGCAGAAGAAATTGCAAAGTTTTTAAGAAAAAAGTTTGAAGAGGTTAATTTCGTAATTGCTGGTGAAGCAAAAAGTGCAGGCACTATTTTGGTTCTTTCTGGTGACAATATCTACATGACTGAAACTGGTAGCTTAGGTCCTATAGATGCTCAAGTAAAAATTGGGCGATCTGTTGTTTCTGCACATGATTATAAAGCATGGGTCGATGAGAAAAAAGATGAAGCAGCCAAGAACGGCAACTTAAATCCATTTGACGCTGTAATGGTTGCACAAATTTCACCCGGAGAATTATATGGTGTAATTAACTCATTGGAATTTGCCAAAGACTTAGTAAAAGAATGGCTTGAAAAATATAAGTTTAAAAATTGGACAACTACCAGAGATACTAAAACTCCTGTCACAAATGAAATGCGTAAGAAACGAGCAAATGATGTTGCTGATATGTTTTGTGACCATATGACTTGGAGGACACACGGTCGTTCATTAAAAATTGAAGATTTGGCTGAGGTTTTAGTTATTGAAAATATTGATGCTGACAAAAAACTAGCAGACATTGTTTACCGGATAAAAACGGTATTAAGAATGATTTTCGACGGTTCAACTATTTACAAACTATACTATCTTGATGACTTCAAATTGGCAAAAACATTTACGGTAAGCCCATCAGGAAATTTACCTGCCCAAATCCCATTTGGACAACCTCAAAAACAAGGACAACAAAAAGTAGTAGATGCCGTTGAATTAGATATACAATGTCCAAAGTGCGGTAAAAGGCATAAAGTAACTGGTTATATGGACATTAATAGTCAAGAAATACAGAAACAAAAGCTTAAAATCAATCCAAATGTCAAGGATAATGACATTTTGGTTTGTGATAGTTGTAATTTTGCCTTAGATTTGAAACCAATAAAAAACCAAGTAGAAACTCAATCTAAGAGAAAAGTAACCTTCAAATAA
- a CDS encoding SulP family inorganic anion transporter: protein MKRTIKYYRIIWLKHDLPAGLSVFFVALPLCLGIALASGAPLYAGILTGIIGGLMVSLISGSQLAVSGPAAGLTTLVAASIISLGDYKIFLLTVVIAGLFQLILGLLKMGVIANYFPSSVIKGMLAAIGIILITKQIPIALGYDQPDFWAGGILKLFSGKDVPANLDGFRHHVTAGTLLISILSIVIFRMLQLPFAHKLKTIPAPLLVVVLGIVINLIFSSATSGFSLKHTQLVNIPTNIFEEISFPDFTKLFSNTEIWKDGITIGLLATLETLLCIEAIDKLDRRNRITPINRELVAQGIGNMTCGLLGAIPMTAVVVRGSANVDAGARTKLSAFTHGLFLLLAVLLVPFLLNKIPYASLAAILIITGYNLTKPKLYRNMWSLGWKQFLPFILTIFAILATDLLIGVSIGLLLSTYFIIRSNFKTEYKITKKTINEIETEHIKLNSDVTFLNKVSLKKALDEVAENSVLTIDGSECNFIDYDILEIISEFENKAKERHIELRLIGIEKVNVTALH, encoded by the coding sequence GTGAAAAGGACAATTAAGTATTACAGAATCATTTGGCTTAAACACGACTTACCTGCCGGACTTTCCGTTTTTTTTGTTGCACTTCCGCTTTGCCTTGGGATTGCATTGGCTTCGGGTGCGCCACTTTACGCAGGGATTTTAACAGGCATCATAGGTGGACTTATGGTTTCACTCATCAGTGGTTCTCAACTTGCCGTTTCGGGACCTGCGGCTGGCTTGACAACATTGGTTGCCGCTTCCATCATTTCGCTGGGCGACTATAAAATATTTCTGCTTACAGTTGTAATAGCTGGCTTGTTTCAACTCATTCTTGGGCTTTTGAAAATGGGTGTAATTGCCAATTATTTTCCTTCATCGGTTATTAAAGGAATGTTAGCTGCAATCGGCATTATTCTTATCACTAAACAAATTCCTATTGCCTTGGGATATGACCAACCTGATTTTTGGGCAGGCGGAATTTTAAAATTGTTTTCAGGCAAAGATGTTCCTGCTAATCTTGACGGTTTCAGACATCATGTAACTGCCGGTACTCTGCTAATTTCAATTCTTTCAATTGTAATTTTTCGTATGTTACAATTACCATTTGCACATAAATTAAAAACAATTCCTGCGCCATTATTAGTCGTTGTTTTAGGAATAGTTATCAACTTAATTTTTAGTAGTGCAACATCAGGGTTTTCTCTAAAACATACTCAATTAGTAAATATTCCAACGAATATTTTTGAAGAAATTTCGTTTCCCGATTTCACTAAACTTTTCAGCAATACTGAAATATGGAAGGACGGAATAACAATTGGACTGCTTGCAACACTTGAAACTTTGCTTTGTATTGAAGCCATTGACAAATTAGACAGACGTAACCGCATAACACCTATAAATCGGGAACTGGTTGCACAAGGAATTGGAAATATGACTTGCGGACTTTTAGGCGCAATTCCAATGACAGCAGTTGTTGTAAGAGGCTCGGCAAATGTTGACGCAGGAGCAAGGACAAAACTTTCAGCATTCACACATGGACTTTTTCTTTTGCTTGCGGTATTACTTGTTCCATTTCTGCTCAACAAAATTCCTTACGCTTCGCTTGCAGCCATTCTCATTATCACTGGTTACAACTTGACAAAACCTAAACTCTATCGCAATATGTGGAGTTTAGGATGGAAACAGTTTTTGCCGTTCATACTTACAATCTTCGCCATTCTTGCAACAGACCTGCTTATTGGGGTGAGTATAGGCTTGCTGTTATCCACATACTTTATCATTCGCAGTAACTTTAAAACGGAATATAAAATCACGAAAAAGACAATTAATGAGATTGAAACTGAACATATCAAACTCAACTCTGACGTTACATTCCTGAACAAAGTGAGTTTAAAGAAAGCATTGGACGAAGTAGCTGAAAATAGTGTGCTGACAATTGACGGCAGCGAGTGTAATTTTATTGACTACGATATTCTTGAAATTATTAGTGAATTTGAAAACAAGGCAAAGGAAAGACATATAGAACTGCGGTTAATTGGTATAGAAAAAGTAAACGTAACAGCATTACATTGA
- a CDS encoding DEAD/DEAH box helicase family protein, translating into MELKPYQQQVISDVSLFLEQVQETKDVKEAFYNFWATHPRTPLFPYAGTAIEPYKNNIERVPHICIKVPTAGGKTFIACNAIKTIFDAFDYDKAKAVVWLVPSITILDQTIKNLKDTSHPYRQKINSQFGNKVEVFDKAALLQGSGFNATSVKEQLNIFVLSFDSIRTANKEGRKVFEQNGSLQSFESLLGKEEEITLMKVLQFLNPLVIVDESHNAESDLSVDMLKEFNPCFILDLTATPRKNSNIISFIDALELKKENMVKLPVIVYNHQDKTEVINSSLQLQKRLEIQAIDEEKKGGKYIRPIVLFQAQPKNGKDFLNEEEEKSNVQKLKEKLIELKIPAEQIKIKTASINEIKGIDLMSKECDVRFIITINALKEGWDCPFAYILASLADKSSAVDVEQILGRVLRQPYVMKHNFPLLNLSYVLTASSKFLDTLDNIVKGLNKAGFSDKDYKLADPAMLEEAKKQDPLQQLSVFPTTETAKEDITSDIDTTRISVPSESALPSTTVSEIEQTAIEQNEAFEKTVSEMEATNTTVLPNEIQKLVKSYSIKDIFKEQAEQINLPQFYLKIPANELFQQQENELPLEKENLLDGFALSKADTNIAFDSITSELYKVDLDETKKEHTPTFVRLDGQVKESIMTYILDPSRKESRIKNFTKRIMDIIGNMYPIPDKEIEKYINRILEDFKDEQFGDFANNEYTYTDKIKQKIKSLSETFAEKKFKDFLDTDKVFIKPSFELPKSISPGDTAKDITKSLYEKEGSMNGFEERVINEIGNMTNIAFWTRNIERKGFRINGFVNHYPDFIIQTKSGKTILLETKGDHLDAEPKIRLGGLWAGKAGNNYRYFMVYERRTVDGAYKLEDFINIIKDI; encoded by the coding sequence ATGGAACTAAAACCATATCAACAGCAAGTAATTAGTGACGTTTCTCTGTTCTTGGAGCAAGTACAGGAAACCAAAGACGTTAAAGAGGCTTTTTATAATTTTTGGGCAACCCACCCAAGAACACCGTTATTTCCGTATGCTGGCACTGCAATCGAGCCATATAAAAATAATATTGAACGAGTGCCTCATATTTGCATAAAAGTGCCTACTGCTGGTGGAAAAACTTTTATAGCTTGTAATGCCATCAAGACAATTTTTGATGCGTTTGATTACGATAAAGCGAAAGCAGTTGTTTGGTTAGTGCCTTCAATTACTATTTTAGACCAAACAATTAAAAATCTTAAAGACACATCACATCCTTATCGTCAAAAAATAAATTCACAGTTCGGTAATAAAGTAGAAGTATTTGACAAGGCTGCTTTGCTTCAAGGAAGCGGATTTAACGCCACTTCTGTAAAAGAGCAGTTGAACATATTTGTTTTAAGTTTTGATAGCATTAGAACAGCAAACAAAGAAGGAAGAAAAGTTTTTGAACAAAACGGCTCATTGCAATCTTTTGAAAGCCTTTTAGGGAAAGAAGAAGAAATCACTTTAATGAAAGTCTTACAGTTTTTAAATCCTTTGGTAATCGTTGATGAAAGCCACAATGCTGAAAGTGATTTGAGTGTTGATATGCTTAAAGAATTTAATCCTTGTTTCATTCTTGACCTTACAGCAACTCCGAGAAAGAACAGCAACATTATAAGTTTCATTGACGCCTTGGAATTGAAAAAGGAAAACATGGTTAAACTTCCTGTTATTGTTTACAACCATCAAGATAAAACCGAAGTAATAAATTCCAGTTTGCAATTGCAAAAACGTCTGGAAATACAAGCAATTGACGAAGAAAAGAAAGGTGGCAAATATATACGACCTATTGTTTTATTTCAGGCACAACCCAAAAACGGAAAAGACTTTTTAAACGAGGAAGAAGAAAAATCAAATGTGCAGAAACTTAAAGAAAAACTTATTGAGTTAAAAATTCCTGCTGAACAAATTAAAATTAAAACTGCAAGCATTAATGAAATAAAAGGAATTGATTTAATGAGCAAAGAATGTGATGTCCGTTTTATCATTACCATTAATGCCTTAAAAGAAGGTTGGGATTGTCCATTTGCTTATATCTTGGCTTCATTAGCAGACAAAAGTTCGGCAGTTGATGTTGAACAAATTTTAGGAAGGGTTTTACGACAACCGTATGTAATGAAACACAACTTTCCATTGCTCAATTTGAGTTATGTTTTAACGGCATCGTCAAAGTTCCTTGACACATTAGACAACATTGTAAAAGGTTTGAACAAAGCAGGTTTTAGCGACAAAGATTATAAACTTGCCGACCCAGCAATGTTGGAAGAAGCAAAAAAACAAGACCCATTACAACAGCTTTCAGTTTTCCCGACTACAGAAACGGCAAAAGAAGATATTACTTCTGATATTGACACAACAAGAATTTCAGTGCCTTCGGAATCCGCTTTACCAAGCACAACCGTTTCTGAAATTGAGCAAACGGCAATAGAGCAAAATGAAGCATTTGAAAAAACGGTTTCCGAAATGGAAGCTACTAATACAACCGTTTTACCTAACGAAATACAAAAGCTTGTGAAATCATACAGCATTAAAGACATTTTTAAAGAACAGGCTGAGCAAATTAATTTGCCACAGTTCTATTTAAAAATCCCTGCAAACGAATTATTTCAACAGCAGGAAAATGAACTGCCATTAGAAAAAGAAAACCTTTTAGACGGTTTTGCTTTAAGTAAAGCCGACACAAATATTGCTTTTGATAGCATTACTTCTGAACTCTATAAAGTTGACTTAGACGAAACAAAAAAAGAGCATACCCCAACATTTGTAAGGCTTGACGGACAAGTAAAAGAAAGCATAATGACTTACATTCTTGACCCATCGAGAAAAGAAAGTCGTATAAAAAACTTTACGAAACGAATAATGGACATTATTGGAAATATGTACCCAATCCCTGACAAAGAAATTGAAAAATACATTAACAGAATTTTAGAAGACTTTAAAGACGAACAGTTTGGCGACTTTGCAAACAATGAATACACATACACAGACAAAATAAAACAGAAAATAAAATCGCTTTCAGAAACTTTTGCTGAAAAGAAATTCAAAGACTTTTTAGACACTGACAAAGTTTTTATCAAACCTTCATTTGAATTACCAAAAAGCATTTCACCTGGCGATACTGCAAAAGATATTACTAAATCTCTTTACGAGAAAGAAGGAAGCATGAATGGTTTTGAAGAACGTGTAATCAATGAAATTGGTAACATGACAAACATTGCTTTCTGGACACGGAATATTGAAAGAAAAGGTTTTAGAATTAACGGTTTTGTAAATCATTATCCTGACTTTATCATTCAGACAAAAAGCGGTAAGACAATTTTATTAGAAACAAAAGGCGACCATTTAGATGCTGAACCTAAAATAAGACTCGGCGGACTTTGGGCTGGTAAAGCTGGTAACAATTATCGCTACTTCATGGTTTATGAAAGACGAACAGTTGATGGAGCATATAAACTGGAAGACTTTATCAATATCATTAAGGACATTTAG
- a CDS encoding NgoFVII family restriction endonuclease codes for MDTGLGNNVLLCSGFFQEYFKGGIYQVSTEANFDGVLLKHKINLTTVGVHNPQWLTPYKNFRDNLKNQGIVVSAKLSTTFHWHAKIFILKKDDRPIFGIVGSSNMTRNAFGVTTPFNFEADVFLWLDEFKELNDLITESLVEIQQFSSEVIIADYDPEKNFGLTIEDRLIQLVSDVENGELTDLPD; via the coding sequence ATGGACACAGGCTTAGGGAATAATGTACTTTTATGTTCAGGTTTTTTTCAAGAATATTTCAAAGGCGGAATTTACCAGGTTTCTACAGAAGCCAATTTCGATGGTGTTCTTTTAAAACATAAAATTAATCTAACTACAGTTGGAGTACATAATCCTCAATGGCTGACTCCTTACAAAAATTTCAGAGATAATTTAAAAAATCAAGGCATAGTTGTTTCTGCAAAGCTTAGCACAACATTTCATTGGCACGCCAAAATCTTTATCCTTAAGAAAGATGACAGACCCATTTTTGGTATCGTTGGGAGTAGCAACATGACGAGAAATGCTTTTGGTGTGACAACTCCTTTTAACTTCGAAGCAGATGTATTCCTTTGGCTGGATGAGTTCAAAGAATTAAACGATTTAATTACAGAAAGCCTCGTAGAAATTCAGCAATTCAGTAGTGAAGTAATTATTGCAGACTATGACCCTGAAAAAAACTTTGGTTTGACAATTGAAGACAGACTTATACAATTAGTTTCAGACGTTGAAAATGGTGAACTTACAGACCTCCCCGATTAG
- a CDS encoding NgoFVII family restriction endonuclease — translation MFRFFQEYFKGGIYQVSTEANFDGVLLKHKINLTTVGVHNPQWLTPYKNFRDNLKNQGIVVSAKLSTTFHWHAKIFILKKDDRPIFGIVGSSNMTRNAFGVTTPFNFEADVFLWLDEFKELNDLITESLVEIQQFSSEVIIADYDPEKNFGLTIEDRLIQLVSDVENGELTDLPD, via the coding sequence ATGTTCAGGTTTTTTCAAGAATATTTCAAAGGCGGAATTTACCAGGTTTCTACAGAAGCCAATTTCGATGGTGTTCTTTTAAAACATAAAATTAATCTAACTACAGTTGGAGTACATAATCCTCAATGGCTGACTCCTTACAAAAATTTCAGAGATAATTTAAAAAATCAAGGCATAGTTGTTTCTGCAAAGCTTAGCACAACATTTCATTGGCACGCCAAAATCTTTATCCTTAAGAAAGATGACAGACCCATTTTTGGTATCGTTGGGAGTAGCAACATGACGAGAAATGCTTTTGGTGTGACAACTCCTTTTAACTTCGAAGCAGATGTATTCCTTTGGCTGGATGAGTTCAAAGAATTAAACGATTTAATTACAGAAAGCCTCGTAGAAATTCAGCAATTCAGTAGTGAAGTAATTATTGCAGACTATGACCCTGAAAAAAACTTTGGTTTGACAATTGAAGACAGACTTATACAATTAGTTTCAGACGTTGAAAATGGTGAACTTACAGACCTCCCCGATTAG
- a CDS encoding serine hydrolase: MIKLILFISFFLTNFCVEILAQKKLDSKVLDTLIKHAELTQSDALVIFLEGKLYSEYYFGKEPKRIEAMSSTKSIVNLAIGKLITDSLIKSIDQPIYDFYPEWKQGQKKEITIRHLMNHTSGVQNIPLTTVEIYPSPDFVKLALAAEITDKPGTKFSYNNKAMNLLAGIVKIASRKRMDNYLAEKIFAPLGIEDYDWTLDDEGNPHAMAGFQVLPKDLAKLGQLFVQKGKWEGKQLINEKWFTETGTPSTLEPSCGLLWWIDYEQKFSIIDDEQIGKLQKAGLPDSVINVVRSLKGKHESSVYSKLFAEKMKRIMPVWDTAITKILKDNGLTISRKENMNKFYKTLGYLGNCMAVYPDKNLVVVRMISEESFLKGKGTKDGSGYNNFSDFFELTTKLIQ; the protein is encoded by the coding sequence ATGATAAAATTAATTCTTTTCATTTCCTTTTTTCTGACCAACTTCTGCGTTGAGATATTGGCTCAAAAAAAATTAGACTCTAAAGTCCTTGACACTTTAATAAAACATGCAGAGTTGACACAATCTGATGCATTAGTTATCTTTTTAGAAGGGAAACTCTATAGTGAATATTATTTCGGAAAAGAGCCAAAAAGAATTGAAGCGATGTCTTCAACTAAGTCTATTGTAAACCTTGCCATAGGTAAGCTAATTACTGACAGCCTAATAAAATCAATTGACCAACCAATCTATGACTTTTATCCGGAATGGAAACAAGGTCAGAAAAAGGAAATTACCATCAGACATTTGATGAATCATACATCTGGTGTGCAAAACATTCCACTCACAACTGTAGAAATTTACCCAAGCCCTGATTTTGTAAAGTTGGCCTTAGCGGCTGAGATTACAGATAAACCCGGCACAAAATTTAGCTATAACAATAAAGCAATGAACCTATTGGCAGGGATTGTAAAAATTGCTTCAAGAAAACGTATGGACAATTATTTGGCAGAAAAAATATTTGCACCACTTGGTATTGAAGATTATGACTGGACTCTTGATGACGAAGGGAATCCACATGCTATGGCTGGTTTTCAAGTATTGCCCAAGGATTTAGCCAAGCTTGGACAATTATTTGTTCAAAAAGGTAAATGGGAAGGAAAGCAGCTAATTAATGAAAAATGGTTTACAGAAACGGGAACTCCTAGTACATTAGAACCAAGCTGTGGTTTACTTTGGTGGATAGATTATGAACAAAAGTTTTCTATTATTGATGATGAACAAATTGGAAAGTTGCAAAAGGCTGGACTACCTGACAGCGTAATAAATGTAGTGCGTTCTCTAAAGGGAAAGCATGAATCATCTGTTTATTCAAAACTTTTTGCAGAAAAAATGAAGAGAATTATGCCAGTATGGGATACTGCAATTACCAAAATTCTAAAAGACAATGGTTTAACGATAAGTAGAAAGGAAAATATGAATAAGTTTTATAAAACACTTGGTTATCTTGGCAACTGTATGGCGGTATACCCTGATAAAAATCTTGTAGTTGTGAGAATGATTAGCGAAGAAAGTTTTTTAAAAGGTAAAGGTACAAAAGATGGGTCAGGGTATAATAATTTTTCTGATTTTTTTGAACTAACAACAAAATTAATCCAATAA
- a CDS encoding site-specific DNA-methyltransferase, translated as MPTLHWIGKDKVINHHMDVPFKVLEHSYGFDNGTQTDAETKSGNKIIHGDNLEALKSLLPEYEGRIDCIYIDPPYNTGNEKWVYNDNVTHPDIKKWLGKVVGKEAEDLTRHDKWLCMMYPRLTLLSKLLKTEGVIFISIGEDEIANLKNLCDEIFGYNNKCGIVSRLMKSGGNKGNYFSPNIDYILVYAKDKRFISDFKGIMDEKLVKKLYNQIETEGERKGEKYRPFGLYQSSLDSRPNQRYYVECPDGTLVIPPGNTMPVQKLDAAKVLPDKEDGCWRWSNERYITERKNGNIVFKKSTKAVLIDSEGKPAKWNIYTKIWLSDREESGQTPTNLITDFENRHSAKELSALGLEFDFSKPSKLVEYLINISTNNKNAIILDSFAGSGTTANAVLNLNKSDKGERKFILVEMEEYANNLTAERAKRIIQGYGTSEGLGGSFDFYKLGQPMFLEDGNLNELVGIEKIRQYVYYTETKTPIIETKHKDNEYFLGKHIDTGYYFNYDEDGITTLDHTFLSTMKTKAEQYVIYADNCLLTKEYMTKHNIIFKKIPRDITRF; from the coding sequence ATGCCAACATTACACTGGATAGGAAAAGATAAGGTTATCAATCATCACATGGACGTTCCTTTTAAAGTTTTGGAACACTCTTATGGCTTTGACAATGGTACTCAAACAGACGCAGAAACCAAAAGCGGGAATAAAATAATACATGGCGACAATTTAGAAGCTTTAAAATCTTTGTTGCCAGAATACGAAGGACGTATTGACTGTATTTATATAGACCCTCCATACAATACAGGTAATGAAAAATGGGTTTACAATGACAACGTTACTCATCCAGATATTAAAAAATGGCTTGGAAAAGTAGTTGGAAAGGAAGCTGAAGACCTTACAAGACACGATAAATGGCTTTGTATGATGTATCCTCGGCTAACATTATTAAGTAAATTGTTAAAAACAGAAGGTGTTATTTTCATTAGCATTGGAGAAGATGAAATAGCCAATTTGAAAAATCTTTGTGACGAAATATTCGGTTACAATAATAAGTGTGGAATAGTTTCAAGATTAATGAAATCAGGAGGCAATAAAGGAAATTATTTTTCACCAAATATTGATTACATACTTGTTTATGCTAAAGACAAAAGATTTATAAGCGACTTTAAAGGCATAATGGATGAAAAACTTGTCAAGAAATTGTATAATCAAATTGAAACAGAAGGAGAGAGAAAAGGTGAGAAATATCGTCCATTTGGACTTTATCAATCATCCTTAGACTCCCGCCCTAATCAAAGATATTACGTTGAATGTCCTGATGGGACACTTGTTATTCCTCCAGGAAATACAATGCCTGTTCAAAAATTAGATGCAGCAAAAGTTTTGCCTGATAAAGAAGATGGTTGTTGGAGATGGAGTAACGAAAGGTATATTACAGAACGTAAAAATGGGAATATCGTATTTAAAAAATCAACCAAAGCGGTTTTGATTGATTCCGAAGGCAAGCCAGCAAAATGGAATATTTATACTAAAATATGGTTAAGCGATAGAGAAGAAAGTGGTCAAACACCAACAAATCTTATTACTGACTTTGAAAATCGACATAGTGCAAAAGAGTTATCAGCATTAGGCTTGGAATTTGATTTTTCAAAACCATCAAAGCTTGTAGAATATCTAATTAATATTTCAACTAACAATAAGAATGCAATTATACTTGATTCTTTTGCTGGTTCGGGGACTACAGCAAATGCCGTTTTAAATCTTAATAAATCTGATAAGGGTGAACGTAAATTTATTTTGGTTGAAATGGAAGAATACGCCAATAATCTAACTGCCGAGAGAGCAAAGCGTATAATACAAGGTTACGGCACCAGTGAAGGCTTAGGCGGAAGTTTTGATTTTTACAAGTTAGGGCAACCAATGTTCTTGGAAGATGGAAATTTAAACGAGTTGGTTGGGATTGAGAAAATTCGTCAATACGTTTACTACACAGAAACAAAAACCCCGATAATAGAAACGAAGCATAAAGACAATGAATATTTCTTGGGCAAACATATTGATACTGGTTATTACTTCAATTACGATGAAGATGGAATAACAACTTTAGACCATACTTTTTTATCAACTATGAAAACTAAAGCAGAGCAATATGTTATCTATGCTGACAACTGTTTACTGACAAAAGAATACATGACGAAGCATAATATAATTTTCAAAAAAATCCCAAGAGACATAACAAGATTTTAA
- a CDS encoding DUF4263 domain-containing protein, with the protein MPSQVFSTRNITSGSSVKTYSKSFDMTGTGLQKSADYAANKSKARVSGEKLSCSINKSKKVIKVFTTAEFPIDFFTATGISTLTKLKGTYNTTGSFYKGFGNIILEILKAIPKIVEFTIDFSTDSKTKVTTKAVGKHLILSSHDYNYIHGLFDSEKKQINQSSLSQALKFLSRKITIPANVKIGGELVSTAFKKTIFKEVISNLSDKELHELLFQLYEKRYDILASKIELFKETDTYKLDYINELYQQHLKKHKSHESKWQTFFEDNFNIINPSYKYVIREVDTIIEQIDEEAKSRPIDFIAIDIYNNIELIELKTPSADIISKRKDRNNYCLTHNCTKACTQLEKYLIKIESNKLEVAKLITEKVSKNME; encoded by the coding sequence ATGCCAAGTCAAGTTTTTTCGACACGAAATATTACTTCCGGAAGCAGCGTCAAAACTTATTCAAAAAGTTTTGACATGACAGGAACTGGACTTCAAAAGTCTGCAGATTATGCTGCAAATAAATCTAAAGCAAGAGTATCAGGGGAAAAACTAAGCTGCTCTATTAACAAGTCAAAAAAAGTTATTAAAGTTTTTACGACTGCCGAATTCCCAATTGATTTTTTTACAGCGACCGGAATTTCAACTTTAACGAAACTAAAAGGAACCTATAATACAACTGGTTCATTTTATAAAGGGTTTGGGAATATCATTTTAGAAATCTTAAAGGCTATTCCAAAGATTGTTGAATTTACAATTGACTTTTCAACAGATTCGAAAACCAAGGTGACGACAAAAGCGGTGGGCAAACATCTTATTCTTAGCAGTCACGACTACAATTATATTCATGGTTTATTCGACTCCGAGAAAAAACAGATAAATCAAAGTTCACTTTCCCAAGCCTTAAAATTTCTGAGTAGAAAAATTACAATTCCTGCCAATGTAAAGATTGGCGGCGAGCTTGTATCAACAGCTTTTAAAAAAACAATATTCAAAGAGGTTATTAGTAATTTATCTGACAAAGAATTACATGAATTGCTATTTCAACTTTATGAGAAGCGTTATGATATTTTGGCTTCCAAAATTGAACTATTTAAAGAGACAGACACTTACAAGTTGGATTATATAAATGAACTTTATCAACAACATCTCAAAAAGCACAAGTCACATGAATCAAAGTGGCAAACATTTTTTGAAGACAATTTCAACATTATTAATCCAAGTTACAAATATGTAATTAGAGAGGTTGATACAATCATTGAACAAATTGACGAAGAAGCTAAAAGCAGACCTATTGATTTTATTGCTATTGATATATACAACAATATTGAGTTGATTGAATTGAAAACTCCAAGTGCGGACATAATTTCAAAGCGAAAAGACCGTAACAATTACTGTTTAACTCATAATTGCACTAAGGCATGTACCCAACTGGAAAAATATCTGATTAAGATTGAAAGCAACAAATTAGAAGTTGCAAAATTAATTACTGAGAAAGTTTCTAAAAATATGGAATAA